From the genome of Pseudomonas bubulae:
CCAGCGGCCAATCGGTTTGTACGGGTGGCCGTTCTGGTCGGCATAGCCAATGCGCAGTTGACGGCCATTGTCCAGCTGGACCCGGCCAGAGCCCTGGATCTGCAGGAATTGCAGGTCCATCGGATCGGTAAGCCACGCCAGTACCGGAGCATTCAGGCCGTTGCTGTTGATGGTTTCAGCGGTGTCGTAAGGTTTGAGTACACGGCCTTCGAGGCGACCGCGCAGGCGTTTGCCTTTGAGCTCGGGGTAAATGCTGTCCAGGTTGACCACGATCAGATCAGACGGTACGCCGTAGATCGGTACATTGGCCGCCTGGGTGGGCTTGAGGCTGCCCGGGTAAACGGGTTCGTAGTAACCGGTGATCAGGCCGTCGCTGCTGCCTTCGGCCGAACGCAGGCTGTACACGTCGAGGTGGGTTTGCAGGAAATTGCTGATTTCAGCCACGCTGGGGCTGGCAGGCAGGGCCGCAGCGTCGCTGCATACCGGACCCCAGTTGGCGTCGGCCTTGAGACGGGTGCAGGCGCTGCGCCATGAAGCGAAGCCGCTTTGCAGGTCATTGCCTGTCACTTCCGGCAGCGCACTCCAGTCGGCTTTGCTGTAGGTCGTGTGAGGTTCAGGTTTTGCGGCATTTTTGTCCGCGTCCTTGTCGGTGCCGTTGCACCCGGCCAGGAGCATGACAACGGGCAGCGCCCAGGCCAGTGGTTTGAAAAATATGTTCATTGACGCTGTTCCTTAACGGCTGCCGAGGTCTGATGGCCTTCAAGGCAACCCGTATATTTAATAAGGGTATTGGTCTTTACGGGTGACACGAGGATACTGGCGGCCGATTTCCGTGACCTGAAGCCACCATGATTCTTAAACGATTGACTGTTGTAGTGCTGGCCTGCCTGACGCTGACGGCGTGTGGCGGGGTTGATCCCGATTCGCCGCTGGGCCAGCGTAAAGCGATTTTCAAGCAAATGCTAAAGACCAGTGAAGATCTGGGCGGCATGTTGCGGGGTCGAATTCCGTTCGATGGTCCGCGCTTTACCGCAGGCGCTATCAAGTTGGATGCGTTGGCTTACGAGCCGTGGAAGCATTTCCCTCAAGTAAAGGAGAGCGATCAAACCAGCGCTACTGATGACGTCTGGCAAAAGCAGGCACGTTTTCAGGAGTTGGCGCGGCAGTTGGAGGCTGCTACGGGTGAGCTGGTTATCGCCAGCCAGGTGCAACCCTACAAGGCCAGTAACCTGATGCCTGCGGTGCAGAAGGTCGAAGACACCTGCAGTGCGTGCCACAAGGCATTCAGGAATCACTGAGTAAAGTTGAGCCGGTACCCACCTGCTGTGGGAGCGGGCTTGCTCGCGATGCAGGCGACGCGATCTGTCAGGCAGACCGCAGCGATCCCATCGCGAGCAAGCCCGCTCCCACAGGGCGAATTACTTGTCCAGCTGATCCAGCGCTTCCTGCAACTCTTTGCGCGATTCGGCCAGCTTGTTTTTGCGCTTGTCGATTTTTTCCGGATCGCCTTTCTTCATGGCCTTGTCCAGATCTGCCTGGCGCTTGCTGACTTCGTGCTTGGCTTCCAGCACCTTGTTTTCGCGTTCCTTGCGCAGGCCCGCGTCGGTGCAATGGGCTTCAACTTCGCTCAGGGCTTTTTCCAGGCCTGCTACCTGGTTGCTGTTGCCGTGGGCACGCGCTTGCTCAAGTTGCAGGGTGATGGCCTGCTTCTTGGCAGCACAGCCGGTCAGTTCAGGCGCTGTGTCGGCGGCCATCAGCGGGGCAGCCAACAGGCCGCAGACAGTAAACAGGGCGAGCGGTGAAAGTAATTTCATAAATAGCTCCATGACCAAAGATGACAATTAAATAAGGTCGAAAGAACGCTGCACAAGCGTCGTTCGGCGGTTCGAAACCGTGGATGTTAGCAGCATCCGTACGCAAGCAATCCGTTGCGCGATGCCCGCCAGCAGCAAAAAGCCCCGAACAGTCGCCTGTCCGGGGCTTTTGGTGCAGCAGGCTTACTTACAAACCAGCGGCAGTACGCAGTTCTTCAGCGCGGTCGGTACGCTCCCACGTGAACGTGGTGAAGGTATCGTCGCCAACCGTTTTGGTCTGCGGGATACGGCCGAAGTGACCGTATGCTGCAGTTTCCTGGTACATCGGGTGCAGCAGATCAAGCATCTTGGTGATGGCGTATGGACGCAAGTCGAACACCTCACGCACCAGCTTGATGATCTTGTCGTCGGAAATTTTGCCAGTGCCGAAAGTATTCAACGAAATCGAAGTCGGTTGAGCGACGCCGATTGCGTAGGAAACCTGGATCTCGCAACGCTCAGCCAGGCCGGCAGCCACGATGTTCTTGGCCACGTAACGACCGGCGTAGGCCGCCGAACGGTCAACCTTGGATGGATCTTTACCCGAGAACGCGCCGCCGCCGTGACGGGCCATGCCGCCGTAGGTGTCAACGATGATCTTGCGACCGGTCAGGCCGCAGTCGCCAACCGGGCCACCGATGATGAACTGGCCAGTAGGGTTGATGTGGAACTGGGTGTCTTTGTGCAACAGATCAGCAGGCAGCACGTGCTTGACGATCAGCTCCATGACGCCTTCGCGCAGGTCTTTGTTCGACACTTCCGGGTTGTGCTGGGTCGACAGCACGATGGCGTCGATGGCCACAACCTTGCCGCCTTCGTAACGGCAAGTGACCTGGGACTTGGCGTCCGGGCGCAGCCAGGGCAGCAGGCCGGATTTGCGGGCTTCTGCCTGGCGCTGTACCAACTGGTGAGAGAAGGTGATCGGTGCCGGCATCAGCACGTCGGTTTCGTTGCTGGCGTAGCCGAACATCAGGCCCTGGTCGCCGGCGCCCTGATCTTCAGGCTTGGCGCGGTCTACACCCTGGTTGATGTCAGGAGACTGCTTGCCGATGATGTTCATCACGCCGCAGGTAGCACCGTCG
Proteins encoded in this window:
- a CDS encoding murein transglycosylase A; the protein is MNIFFKPLAWALPVVMLLAGCNGTDKDADKNAAKPEPHTTYSKADWSALPEVTGNDLQSGFASWRSACTRLKADANWGPVCSDAAALPASPSVAEISNFLQTHLDVYSLRSAEGSSDGLITGYYEPVYPGSLKPTQAANVPIYGVPSDLIVVNLDSIYPELKGKRLRGRLEGRVLKPYDTAETINSNGLNAPVLAWLTDPMDLQFLQIQGSGRVQLDNGRQLRIGYADQNGHPYKPIGRWLVEQGELKKEDVTMGTIHAWAMANPQRVHEMLASNPSYVFFTQNPDSNEGPRGSLNVPLTAGYSVAVDRKVIPLGSLLWLSTTQADGQPIVRPVAAQDTGGAIAGEVRADFFVGTGPEAGQIAGDMKQKGNIWLLWPKGAALPL
- a CDS encoding cytochrome c, whose translation is MILKRLTVVVLACLTLTACGGVDPDSPLGQRKAIFKQMLKTSEDLGGMLRGRIPFDGPRFTAGAIKLDALAYEPWKHFPQVKESDQTSATDDVWQKQARFQELARQLEAATGELVIASQVQPYKASNLMPAVQKVEDTCSACHKAFRNH
- a CDS encoding DUF1090 domain-containing protein; protein product: MKLLSPLALFTVCGLLAAPLMAADTAPELTGCAAKKQAITLQLEQARAHGNSNQVAGLEKALSEVEAHCTDAGLRKERENKVLEAKHEVSKRQADLDKAMKKGDPEKIDKRKNKLAESRKELQEALDQLDK
- the metK gene encoding methionine adenosyltransferase, yielding MSEYSLFTSESVSEGHPDKIADQISDAVLDAIIAEDKFARVACETLVKTGVAIIAGEVTTSAWVDLEQIVRDVITDIGYTSSDVGFDGATCGVMNIIGKQSPDINQGVDRAKPEDQGAGDQGLMFGYASNETDVLMPAPITFSHQLVQRQAEARKSGLLPWLRPDAKSQVTCRYEGGKVVAIDAIVLSTQHNPEVSNKDLREGVMELIVKHVLPADLLHKDTQFHINPTGQFIIGGPVGDCGLTGRKIIVDTYGGMARHGGGAFSGKDPSKVDRSAAYAGRYVAKNIVAAGLAERCEIQVSYAIGVAQPTSISLNTFGTGKISDDKIIKLVREVFDLRPYAITKMLDLLHPMYQETAAYGHFGRIPQTKTVGDDTFTTFTWERTDRAEELRTAAGL